The Meles meles chromosome 6, mMelMel3.1 paternal haplotype, whole genome shotgun sequence genome has a window encoding:
- the RIPK3 gene encoding receptor-interacting serine/threonine-protein kinase 3 isoform X2 yields the protein MSGGKLWPSSTPASLVSVEELENPKFIGAGRFGVVFRARHRTWGLDVAVKILKGKAISREVKAMASLRNQHILLLLGVTQELQWEFTCGPALVTEFMENGSAAGLLQPHCPRPWPFLCRLLQELVLGMCYLHSQNPVLLHRDLKPSNVLLDSDLHAKLADFGLSTFQRGSRSGADSPEPAYLAPELLADVNQKASMASDVYSFGILMWAVLAGREAETVSGTSLEQEAGCERQIRPPLTKLPQPSAETPGLAGLKELMQHCWSQEPKDRPSFQECRPKTEEAFNLVNKEMDAAVSTVKKFLRENQGSNRMSSSLKPGPEGTETEGPRGTTGSHDIIAMEMLNKLNLKESPSSVPKKCTNLPKRIRAQGDKVQPAQIAGTPFDSTAPSPQTPETSPSRNWVPSANLAWTPGPGPAGNQGAERHSTNWSPRAPRPNPIPGNPVTIRDSHAVQVGDNNYLVIQKGTALPTQGLAPWGMGRGWRRAPHK from the exons ATGTCTGGCGGCAAGTTATG GCCCAGCAGTACCCCAGCCTCTCTGGTGTCTGTCGAAGAATTGGAGAACCCAAAGTTCATTGGTGCAGGCAGGTTCGGGGTGGTGTTCCGCGCGCGACACAGGACGTGGGGTTTAGATGTGGCTGTCAAGATCTTGAAGGG GAAGGCGATATCCAGGGAGGTGAAGGCCATGGCAAGTCTGCGGAACCAGCACATACTGCTCCTGCTGGgggtcacccaggagctccagtGGGAATTCACCTGTGGGCCAGCTCTGGTGACTGAGTTCATGGAAAATGGTTCCGCGGCAGGGCTGCTGCAGCCCCACTGTCCTCGGCCCTGGCCTTTCCTCTGCCGCCTGCTGCAGGAGTTGGTCCTGGGGATGTGTTATCTGCACAGCCAGAACCCCGTGCTCCTACACCGGGACCTCAAGCCCTCCAACGTCCTGCTGGACTCAGACCTGCACGCCAAG CTGGCAGATTTTGGCCTGTCCACGTTTCAGAGAGGCTCAAGGTCAGGGGCTGACTCCCCAGAGCCAGCCTACTTGGCCCCTGAACTGCTGGCTGATGTAAACCAAAAGGCCTCCATGGCTAGTGATGTCTACAG CTTCGGGATCCTAATGTGGGCAGTGCTAGCTGGAAGAGAAGCTGAGA cAGTGTCTGGGACATCACTTGAGCAGGAAGCAGGGTGTGAGAGGCAGATTCGGCCCCCGCTGACCAAGCTACCCCAACCCAGCGCTGAGACTCCTGGCTTGGCAGGACTGAAGGAGTTAATGCAACACTGTtggagccaggagcccaaggACAGGCCCTCCTTCCAAG AATGCCGACCAAAAACCGAGGAAGCCTTCAACCTGGTAAACAAGGAGATGGATGCTGCAGTCTCCACA GTGAAGAAATTCCTGCGTGAAAACCAGGGCAGCAACAGGATGTCATCTTCCCTTAAGCCAGGCCCAGAAGGGACAGAAACAGAAGGCCCTAGGGGAACCACAGGAAGCCATGACATCATAGCCATGGAGATGCTAAACAAACTAAATCTGAAGGAGTCCCCCAGCTCTGTTCCTAAAAAATGTACAAACCTTCCCAAGAGGATCAGGGCACAGGGAGACAAGGTTCAGCCGGCCCAGATAGCAGGGACGCCTTTCGATTCAACAGCCCCATCTCCCCAGACTCCAGAGACCTCACCTTCAAGAAATTGGGTACCCAGCGCCAACTTGGCTTGGACCCCAGGTCCTGGACCTGCAGGGAATCAG GGGGCTGAGAGACATAGCACCAACTGGTCTCCCAGGGCACCACGGCCCAATCCAATACCAG GTAACCCTGTTACCATACGTGACAGCCACGCGGTGCAGGTGGGAGACAACAACTACTTGGTTATACAAAAAGGAACTGCTTTGCCAACACAAGGCCTGGCGCCCTGGGGTATGGGTCGAGGTTGGCGGCGTGCCCCACACAAGTAG
- the RIPK3 gene encoding receptor-interacting serine/threonine-protein kinase 3 isoform X1 — translation MVESLGSQRWGQYREQLEDQDSSFRPSSTPASLVSVEELENPKFIGAGRFGVVFRARHRTWGLDVAVKILKGKAISREVKAMASLRNQHILLLLGVTQELQWEFTCGPALVTEFMENGSAAGLLQPHCPRPWPFLCRLLQELVLGMCYLHSQNPVLLHRDLKPSNVLLDSDLHAKLADFGLSTFQRGSRSGADSPEPAYLAPELLADVNQKASMASDVYSFGILMWAVLAGREAETVSGTSLEQEAGCERQIRPPLTKLPQPSAETPGLAGLKELMQHCWSQEPKDRPSFQECRPKTEEAFNLVNKEMDAAVSTVKKFLRENQGSNRMSSSLKPGPEGTETEGPRGTTGSHDIIAMEMLNKLNLKESPSSVPKKCTNLPKRIRAQGDKVQPAQIAGTPFDSTAPSPQTPETSPSRNWVPSANLAWTPGPGPAGNQGAERHSTNWSPRAPRPNPIPGNPVTIRDSHAVQVGDNNYLVIQKGTALPTQGLAPWGMGRGWRRAPHK, via the exons ATG GTGGAGTCACTGGGGTCACAGAGGTGGGGCCAGTACAGGGAGCAGCTGGAAGACCAGGACTCCTCCTTCAGGCCCAGCAGTACCCCAGCCTCTCTGGTGTCTGTCGAAGAATTGGAGAACCCAAAGTTCATTGGTGCAGGCAGGTTCGGGGTGGTGTTCCGCGCGCGACACAGGACGTGGGGTTTAGATGTGGCTGTCAAGATCTTGAAGGG GAAGGCGATATCCAGGGAGGTGAAGGCCATGGCAAGTCTGCGGAACCAGCACATACTGCTCCTGCTGGgggtcacccaggagctccagtGGGAATTCACCTGTGGGCCAGCTCTGGTGACTGAGTTCATGGAAAATGGTTCCGCGGCAGGGCTGCTGCAGCCCCACTGTCCTCGGCCCTGGCCTTTCCTCTGCCGCCTGCTGCAGGAGTTGGTCCTGGGGATGTGTTATCTGCACAGCCAGAACCCCGTGCTCCTACACCGGGACCTCAAGCCCTCCAACGTCCTGCTGGACTCAGACCTGCACGCCAAG CTGGCAGATTTTGGCCTGTCCACGTTTCAGAGAGGCTCAAGGTCAGGGGCTGACTCCCCAGAGCCAGCCTACTTGGCCCCTGAACTGCTGGCTGATGTAAACCAAAAGGCCTCCATGGCTAGTGATGTCTACAG CTTCGGGATCCTAATGTGGGCAGTGCTAGCTGGAAGAGAAGCTGAGA cAGTGTCTGGGACATCACTTGAGCAGGAAGCAGGGTGTGAGAGGCAGATTCGGCCCCCGCTGACCAAGCTACCCCAACCCAGCGCTGAGACTCCTGGCTTGGCAGGACTGAAGGAGTTAATGCAACACTGTtggagccaggagcccaaggACAGGCCCTCCTTCCAAG AATGCCGACCAAAAACCGAGGAAGCCTTCAACCTGGTAAACAAGGAGATGGATGCTGCAGTCTCCACA GTGAAGAAATTCCTGCGTGAAAACCAGGGCAGCAACAGGATGTCATCTTCCCTTAAGCCAGGCCCAGAAGGGACAGAAACAGAAGGCCCTAGGGGAACCACAGGAAGCCATGACATCATAGCCATGGAGATGCTAAACAAACTAAATCTGAAGGAGTCCCCCAGCTCTGTTCCTAAAAAATGTACAAACCTTCCCAAGAGGATCAGGGCACAGGGAGACAAGGTTCAGCCGGCCCAGATAGCAGGGACGCCTTTCGATTCAACAGCCCCATCTCCCCAGACTCCAGAGACCTCACCTTCAAGAAATTGGGTACCCAGCGCCAACTTGGCTTGGACCCCAGGTCCTGGACCTGCAGGGAATCAG GGGGCTGAGAGACATAGCACCAACTGGTCTCCCAGGGCACCACGGCCCAATCCAATACCAG GTAACCCTGTTACCATACGTGACAGCCACGCGGTGCAGGTGGGAGACAACAACTACTTGGTTATACAAAAAGGAACTGCTTTGCCAACACAAGGCCTGGCGCCCTGGGGTATGGGTCGAGGTTGGCGGCGTGCCCCACACAAGTAG
- the RIPK3 gene encoding receptor-interacting serine/threonine-protein kinase 3 isoform X3, whose protein sequence is MAQQYPSLSGVCRRIGEPKVHWCRQVRGGVPRATQDVGFRCGCQDLEGELVLGMCYLHSQNPVLLHRDLKPSNVLLDSDLHAKLADFGLSTFQRGSRSGADSPEPAYLAPELLADVNQKASMASDVYSFGILMWAVLAGREAETVSGTSLEQEAGCERQIRPPLTKLPQPSAETPGLAGLKELMQHCWSQEPKDRPSFQECRPKTEEAFNLVNKEMDAAVSTVKKFLRENQGSNRMSSSLKPGPEGTETEGPRGTTGSHDIIAMEMLNKLNLKESPSSVPKKCTNLPKRIRAQGDKVQPAQIAGTPFDSTAPSPQTPETSPSRNWVPSANLAWTPGPGPAGNQGAERHSTNWSPRAPRPNPIPGNPVTIRDSHAVQVGDNNYLVIQKGTALPTQGLAPWGMGRGWRRAPHK, encoded by the exons ATG GCCCAGCAGTACCCCAGCCTCTCTGGTGTCTGTCGAAGAATTGGAGAACCCAAAGTTCATTGGTGCAGGCAGGTTCGGGGTGGTGTTCCGCGCGCGACACAGGACGTGGGGTTTAGATGTGGCTGTCAAGATCTTGAAGGG GAGTTGGTCCTGGGGATGTGTTATCTGCACAGCCAGAACCCCGTGCTCCTACACCGGGACCTCAAGCCCTCCAACGTCCTGCTGGACTCAGACCTGCACGCCAAG CTGGCAGATTTTGGCCTGTCCACGTTTCAGAGAGGCTCAAGGTCAGGGGCTGACTCCCCAGAGCCAGCCTACTTGGCCCCTGAACTGCTGGCTGATGTAAACCAAAAGGCCTCCATGGCTAGTGATGTCTACAG CTTCGGGATCCTAATGTGGGCAGTGCTAGCTGGAAGAGAAGCTGAGA cAGTGTCTGGGACATCACTTGAGCAGGAAGCAGGGTGTGAGAGGCAGATTCGGCCCCCGCTGACCAAGCTACCCCAACCCAGCGCTGAGACTCCTGGCTTGGCAGGACTGAAGGAGTTAATGCAACACTGTtggagccaggagcccaaggACAGGCCCTCCTTCCAAG AATGCCGACCAAAAACCGAGGAAGCCTTCAACCTGGTAAACAAGGAGATGGATGCTGCAGTCTCCACA GTGAAGAAATTCCTGCGTGAAAACCAGGGCAGCAACAGGATGTCATCTTCCCTTAAGCCAGGCCCAGAAGGGACAGAAACAGAAGGCCCTAGGGGAACCACAGGAAGCCATGACATCATAGCCATGGAGATGCTAAACAAACTAAATCTGAAGGAGTCCCCCAGCTCTGTTCCTAAAAAATGTACAAACCTTCCCAAGAGGATCAGGGCACAGGGAGACAAGGTTCAGCCGGCCCAGATAGCAGGGACGCCTTTCGATTCAACAGCCCCATCTCCCCAGACTCCAGAGACCTCACCTTCAAGAAATTGGGTACCCAGCGCCAACTTGGCTTGGACCCCAGGTCCTGGACCTGCAGGGAATCAG GGGGCTGAGAGACATAGCACCAACTGGTCTCCCAGGGCACCACGGCCCAATCCAATACCAG GTAACCCTGTTACCATACGTGACAGCCACGCGGTGCAGGTGGGAGACAACAACTACTTGGTTATACAAAAAGGAACTGCTTTGCCAACACAAGGCCTGGCGCCCTGGGGTATGGGTCGAGGTTGGCGGCGTGCCCCACACAAGTAG